A genomic region of Papaver somniferum cultivar HN1 chromosome 7, ASM357369v1, whole genome shotgun sequence contains the following coding sequences:
- the LOC113299348 gene encoding carbamoyl-phosphate synthase small chain, chloroplastic-like, with translation MATRAATTSLLSNPSFGSSSRRTSQHKTGNAVRVFTVIQCSASLSTSNSFTDATLGLKGKPWKIADTRLVLEDGSVWNAKSFGASGTQVGEVVFNTSLTGYQEILTDAGQIVLMTNPHIGNTGINVDDEESQQCFLAGLVVRSLSMSTSNWRCTEHLSDYLAKRNIMGIYDVDTRAITRRLRQDGSLRGVLSTDASKTDKDLLEMSHNWSIVGVDLISGVSCSAPYEWVDKTGSEWEFNTASGVGKRSHVVAYDFGIKHNILRRLASAGCKITVVPSTWPASEALKMKPDGVLFSNGPGDPSAVPYAVETVKQIIGEVPVFGICMGHQLLGQALGGKTSKMKFGHHGGNHPVRDIRKNRVEISAQNHNYAVDPDSLPEGAQMTHINLNDKSCAGLAFPALNIMSLQYHPEASPGPHDSDSVFGEFISMMEQAKQKAE, from the exons ATGGCGACAAGAGCAGCTACGACTTCACTGTTGAGTAATCCTTCATTCGGCTCATCGTCTCGAAGAACATCTCAACATAAAACTGGAAATGCTGTTAGGGTTTTCACTGTCATTCAATGTTCTGCTTCTCTGTCTACCTCAAATAGCTTTACTGATGCAACTCTAG GTCTTAAGGGAAAACCATGGAAGATAGCAGATACAAGACTTGTACTTGAAGATGGTTCTGTATGGAATGCTAAATCTTTTGGTGCTTCAGGAACCCAAGTTGGCGAAGTTGTCTTCAATACATCCTTGACAGG GTACCAAGAGATCTTGACTGATGCTGGCCAGATTGTTTTAATGACAAATCCTCATATTGGCAATACGGGAATTAATGTTG ATGATGAAGAATCACAACAATGCTTCCTTGCCGGCCTAGTGGTCCGTAGTTTAAGTATGAG tacTTCAAATTGGAGGTGCACAGAACATCTAAGTGATTACTTGGCTAAAAGGAATATCATGGGAATAT ATGACGTGGATACACGTGCAATCACTCGTAGATTAAGACAAGATGGAAGTCTCAGAGGTGTACTGAGCACAGATGCTTCAAAAACTGACAAGGATCTTCTTGAAATGTCACATAACTGGAGTATCGTCG GTGTTGATCTCATAAGCGGCGTCTCCTGCTCTGCTCCATATGAGTGGGTAGATAAGACAGGTTCTGAATGGGAATTCAACACCGCCAGTGGTGTTGGAAAGAGGTCTCAT GTTGTCGCATATGACTTTGGGATCAAGCATAACATATTGAGGCGCTTGGCATCTGCTGGATGTAAAATCACTGTCGTCCCTTCAACATGGCCAGCTTCAGAGGCTCTAAAGATGAAGCCAGATGGAGTTCTTTTTAGCAATGGTCCAGGAGACCCTTCTGCAGTTCCTTATGCTGTAGAGACAGTAAAACAAATAATTGGAGAAGTTCCTGTCTTTGGTATTTGCATGGGTCATCAACTGCTTGGCCAAGCACTTGGAGGTAAAACCTCTAAAATGAAGTTCGGACATCATGGAGGAAACCATCCTGTCCGTGACATCCGGAAAAACCGTGTTGAGATCAGTGCTCAG AATCACAACTATGCAGTAGACCCTGACTCACTCCCTGAGGGTGCACAAATGACACACATCAACCTAAATGATAAAAGTTGTGCTGGCCTGGCGTTTCCTGCGTTAAACATTATGTCACTTCAATACCATCCTGAAGCATCTCCTGGACCTCATGATTCCGATTCTG TTTTTGGGGAGTTCATCAGTATGATGGAGCAAGCGAAACAGAAAGCAGAATAA
- the LOC113299349 gene encoding UPF0481 protein At3g47200-like has product MESSPVQEKSIPDEKPHVSISMQELIASSIKEKLETSAPRSRKKGGCSIHRVPEKFHKMIEPSVYKPEAISIGPYHCKNDSLQATQDLKLLYAHNLLTKTANQKFKKEEETTHTIKLDSSGKLVTAEGWSIILEECISSIEKMETIIRERYSEPIDLDRGREFVEMMVIDGLFIIGFLAGPCQDKYIFDDLLYCNDWLSIAVRHDLLLLENQIPWFVLKCLFNIILDAVLIDQPDPEGTSLEMLVIQFFKSSSFLYMLPTEKDLLKTHPDQCENAEHLLDFLFILHQNGKKDPAISSPSSWKILKILLKLKDNKVVKSTEPVYSSMKLFIQTLITKLQLLCRKFVRVFSVGPIDENKDSYSYNSRRMEFIPSATELSRAGVKFKKGSTKGSFLDVNFRREEGILEIPPIYLCDGTETLFRNLIACEQLYKGSHVMSSYATLMDCLINSPDDVKVLRKQEIITSYLGCDEDVADIFNKLSVEICNDNNYYAPYTIGINKYYKKRRHIWKAALKREYFSNPWTIVSVLAAVLLIALTITSTVFGILSFLVPKS; this is encoded by the coding sequence ATGGAGTCGAGCCCAGTGCAAGAGAAGTCGATTCCAGATGAAAAGCCACACGTTTCAATCAGTATGCAAGAACTGATTGCTTCTTCCATTAAGGAGAAGCTTGAAACCAGTGCACCTCGTTCGCGTAAAAAAGGAGGATGTTCAATTCACAGGGTTCCAGAAAAGTTTCACAAAATGATCGAGCCTAGTGTCTACAAGCCTGAGGCGATCTCTATTGGTCCATACCACTGTAAAAATGACAGCTTACAAGCAACACAAGATTTGAAGCTTCTGTATGCGCACAACCTCCTCACCAAAACAGCtaaccaaaaattcaaaaaagaagaagaaacaactcaCACTATTAAGTTGGACTCCTCGGGAAAGCTAGTTACAGCAGAAGGGTGGTCGATCATATTAGAGGAATGTATCTCGTCTATTGAGAAGATGGAAACTATAATTCGTGAGCGTTATTCAGAACCAATTGACCTCGACAGAGGGCGGGAATTCGTAGAAATGATGGTGATTGATGGTTTGTTCATTATTGGGTTTTTAGCCGGACCATGCCAAGACAAATACATTTTCGATGACCTTTTGTACTGTAATGATTGGCTGTCGATAGCGGTGCGGCATGATTTGCTACTTCTTGAAAACCAAATCCCATGGTTTGTCCTTAAATGCTTATTCAACATAATTCTAGATGCGGTTCTTATTGATCAGCCAGACCCAGAGGGCACGTCCCTTGAAATGTTGGTTATTCAATTTTTCAAGAGCAGTTCCTTTCTGTATATGCTGCCAACTGAAAAAGATCTTCTCAAAACACATCCAGATCAGTGTGAAAACGCTGAGCATTTGCtagattttctttttatattACACCAAAATGGCAAAAAAGATCCGGCCATTAGCTCGCCATCGTCATGGAAAATCTTAAAGATTCTGCTGAAGTTGAAGGACAACAAAGTAGTCAAGTCCACAGAACCAGTATATTCATCCATGAAACTATTTATTCAAACTCTAATCACGAAGCTACAACTACTATGTCGTAAGTTCGTGAGAGTTTTTTCGGTTGGACCTATCGATGAGAATAAGGATTCGTATTCATATAACTCACGCAGGATGGAATTCATACCAAGTGCGACAGAGCTAAGTCGTGCAGGAGTCAAGTTCAAAAAGGGATCTACCAAAGGAAGTTTTTTGGATGTTAATTTCAGGAGAGAAGAAGGTATTTTGGAGATCCCTCCTATATATCTCTGCGATGGAACTGAGACATTGTTTAGAAATCTTATCGCCTGTGAGCAATTATACAAAGGAAGCCATGTTATGAGTTCGTATGCTACTTTAATGGATTGCCTCATAAATTCTCCAGATGATGTTAAGGTTCTTCGTAAACAAGAAATAATCACCAGTTATTTAGGCTGTGATGAAGACGTCGCTGATATCTTTAACAAGCTTTCTGTTGAGATATGTAACGACAACAATTATTATGCTCCATATACCATTGGAATAAACAAGTACTACAAGAAGCGTCGGCATATTTGGAAAGCAGCTTTGAAACGCGAATACTTCAGCAATCCATGGACAATTGTTTCGGTCCTTGCTGCAGTTCTACTTATTGCACTTACGATCACATCCACAGTATTTGGGATCCTTTCATTCCTAGTACCCAAGTCATGA